In Betaproteobacteria bacterium, one genomic interval encodes:
- a CDS encoding VOC family protein — translation MALVFERVTIFCRNLDRSLDFYCGVLGLVPVEKKTIFGPAAGGLLQLANCTMRIALLAPAAEAGAVLGLFEISKVDGAALDEICTAPGRPHYGQTAVVVSTDDFDGLHKRLKEADTLFLTPPLTYPKRQASERSPAGLYHEMIFYDPDGILVSVMQVKPLPIETN, via the coding sequence ATGGCCCTCGTTTTCGAACGCGTCACAATTTTTTGTAGAAATCTCGATCGCTCGTTAGACTTTTACTGCGGCGTCCTTGGGCTCGTTCCGGTCGAAAAAAAAACCATTTTTGGCCCGGCGGCTGGCGGCTTATTACAGCTTGCCAACTGCACCATGCGCATCGCGCTACTCGCGCCCGCCGCTGAGGCCGGTGCGGTGTTAGGGCTATTCGAGATATCAAAGGTGGATGGCGCTGCGCTAGATGAAATTTGCACGGCGCCCGGGAGACCGCACTACGGCCAGACGGCGGTAGTGGTGTCTACCGATGATTTCGATGGCCTGCATAAAAGGCTGAAAGAAGCGGATACGCTTTTTCTTACGCCACCGCTTACCTATCCAAAACGACAGGCAAGTGAACGTTCGCCTGCCGGTCTGTATCACGAAATGATTTTTTACGACCCAGACGGCATACTCGTGAGCGTGATGCAGGTTAAACCCCTTCCCATCGAGACTAATTGA
- a CDS encoding MFS transporter, with amino-acid sequence MHPAYILNCQNKFRLLFRADHFKAPVRVRICPVELPRNVMTANIKENAMHVEAIISSKNPVRLYPWLMALLVLFMLMVTNGFTTTSITGYDESLLKEFGWSRGQLKFRDLITLFVAGLAAPFAGALIDRVGVRKLMLIGSLLMAAAYFSYGHITSLAQMYLIHAVFGVALVCAGILVAVIHVSQWFVSHRGTAIGIALVGSSLGGVVFTPVVVALITSIGWRATFEWMSLFNVGLFFLCFWLARSPEEMGQKPLGFGEVSSSSSLPASPGDVTYTQALRTVSFWALATVAMTTFYSLLALAGHLFLHLRGLGWTPQAAGMGISILFTMGLISKFLFGLLVDYFNMRTVFFLNILVMLIGLILLATQRADLIWPAIVVTGFGWGGLYTLLQLQTVNNFGLTHSGKILGTITLMDAIAGGLGIWLTGVLFDRFNSYEVAFYLLVGLLSLALIASTKIKREIKLP; translated from the coding sequence GTGCATCCCGCATATATTCTTAATTGTCAAAATAAATTTCGACTGCTGTTTAGGGCAGACCATTTTAAGGCCCCTGTTAGGGTACGCATTTGCCCAGTTGAATTACCAAGGAATGTTATGACAGCGAACATTAAGGAAAACGCCATGCACGTTGAGGCAATCATATCGAGCAAGAACCCAGTACGACTCTACCCATGGCTGATGGCTTTGCTGGTCCTTTTTATGTTGATGGTCACCAACGGTTTCACCACAACAAGTATCACCGGCTATGATGAATCGCTGTTAAAAGAGTTCGGCTGGTCCCGCGGACAGCTCAAATTTCGCGATTTGATCACGCTGTTTGTCGCGGGCTTAGCCGCGCCGTTTGCGGGAGCGCTTATCGATAGGGTAGGCGTGCGCAAGTTGATGCTGATCGGCAGTCTGCTGATGGCTGCGGCCTATTTTTCCTATGGGCACATTACCAGTCTGGCACAGATGTACTTGATCCATGCAGTATTCGGTGTCGCGCTGGTATGCGCAGGGATCCTGGTCGCGGTGATCCATGTATCGCAGTGGTTCGTGAGCCATCGAGGCACCGCAATCGGAATTGCCTTAGTTGGTAGCAGTCTGGGCGGCGTGGTGTTCACGCCCGTTGTTGTTGCGCTGATCACTAGCATAGGCTGGCGCGCGACGTTTGAGTGGATGTCTCTCTTCAATGTGGGGCTGTTCTTCCTTTGTTTCTGGCTGGCGCGAAGCCCCGAGGAAATGGGCCAGAAGCCTTTGGGTTTTGGCGAGGTTTCAAGTAGCAGTTCGTTGCCGGCATCACCGGGTGATGTGACATACACCCAAGCTTTGCGAACCGTCAGTTTTTGGGCACTGGCTACGGTCGCGATGACGACCTTTTATTCGCTGCTTGCGCTGGCGGGCCATCTTTTCCTGCACCTGCGCGGCTTGGGCTGGACACCGCAGGCAGCCGGAATGGGCATCAGCATTCTGTTCACAATGGGACTCATCAGCAAGTTTCTGTTCGGCCTGCTGGTGGATTACTTCAATATGCGAACAGTGTTCTTCCTCAATATCCTTGTGATGCTAATCGGGCTGATATTGCTGGCGACGCAACGCGCGGATTTGATCTGGCCAGCAATTGTCGTCACCGGTTTTGGTTGGGGTGGCCTGTACACCTTGCTGCAATTGCAGACCGTCAACAATTTTGGTCTCACGCATTCGGGGAAGATCCTAGGGACCATCACATTGATGGATGCGATCGCCGGCGGATTGGGAATCTGGCTGACCGGGGTATTGTTCGATCGATTCAATAGCTACGAAGTAGCGTTTTATCTACTCGTCGGCTTGCTGAGCCTGGCGCTGATTGCGTCAACGAAAATTAAACGTGAAATCAAATTGCCTTAA
- a CDS encoding TonB-dependent receptor: protein MQWTGGVFFFNEKNDQPTRQDILATGSTNTISQKTSAAAVYGQADYKFDAVWKATGGLRYSSETKDMSIVSIRTNGTQAFQLAKKETWTRADWKVGLDAQLNQDVLAYATAATGFKSGGFNGRAASVAAFTTLKPEIVTSYEIGMKTTIADGRVRFNLDYYLNDYKDLQLTAFDTNGLAVLTNAASATLKGVEVEATAQITSAWQLSGNLGTIDGKYKDYTAANAATFAGKPLKQAPKQQWGLGTSYRLRVGKDAIIFNASAKHVGDHYQNLAASELIKTSAYTLVDARVGYEANGGKWALALWGKNLSDKQYYTGGFDIAGIGIASAYINVPRTYGVDFRYRFY from the coding sequence TTGCAGTGGACCGGCGGGGTATTTTTCTTCAACGAGAAGAATGACCAGCCAACACGCCAGGATATTTTAGCTACCGGTTCCACCAATACCATCAGCCAAAAAACCAGTGCCGCCGCAGTTTATGGTCAGGCCGACTACAAATTTGACGCGGTATGGAAAGCCACGGGCGGTCTGCGCTACAGCAGCGAGACAAAGGACATGTCGATTGTGTCGATCCGCACCAATGGCACGCAAGCCTTCCAGTTGGCAAAAAAGGAAACGTGGACACGCGCCGACTGGAAAGTGGGCTTGGATGCACAACTTAATCAGGACGTACTCGCATATGCCACGGCCGCAACAGGTTTCAAGAGCGGCGGCTTCAACGGCCGCGCCGCGTCGGTCGCGGCCTTTACCACGCTCAAGCCGGAAATCGTGACGTCCTATGAAATCGGGATGAAAACGACCATTGCCGACGGGCGCGTGCGCTTCAATCTCGACTACTATCTCAACGACTACAAAGATCTGCAACTCACTGCGTTCGACACAAACGGGTTGGCTGTACTGACCAACGCCGCCAGCGCGACACTGAAGGGCGTTGAAGTGGAAGCGACGGCGCAAATTACCAGCGCATGGCAACTGAGCGGCAACCTTGGGACGATCGATGGCAAGTACAAGGACTACACGGCAGCGAACGCCGCGACGTTCGCCGGAAAGCCGCTAAAGCAGGCGCCGAAACAGCAATGGGGGCTTGGTACCAGTTATCGCCTCCGCGTTGGCAAGGACGCCATTATATTCAACGCGAGTGCCAAGCATGTCGGAGATCACTATCAGAACCTCGCAGCCTCGGAACTCATCAAGACGAGCGCCTATACATTGGTCGATGCACGAGTTGGCTATGAAGCCAACGGCGGCAAGTGGGCGTTGGCATTGTGGGGCAAGAATCTGAGCGACAAACAGTATTACACCGGCGGATTCGATATTGCCGGCATTGGCATTGCGAGCGCCTATATTAATGTTCCGCGCACATACGGTGTCGACTTCCGGTATCGTTTTTACTGA